In Fibrobacter sp. UWH4, a single genomic region encodes these proteins:
- the nadA gene encoding quinolinate synthase NadA → MTAEELYNRLKTIQPGAVLCTYSMEKCEQMLPLINEINELKKERDAVILAHSYVAPEIILGVADYDGDSFKLSQDATKVSAKTIVFSAVRFMGETAKILNPTKDVLIPGPLTGCSLADSITGAEVKALREKYPDHTFVCYINTTADVKANCDVCVTSSNVMKIVSSLENDKIVFVPDGLMGQNLIDEMQKRGIKKEIVLHSGCCYVHETYDSELINFFRSQNPGLKVVSHPECHPGVALLSDYVGSTGQMVSYIKEQPEGTPFLLLTECGLNARMQYEFPNKTFIGSCSMCKYMKSNSLENILETLRHPEKAQHVELDEATRVAAKKCIDAMFYYAAK, encoded by the coding sequence ATGACCGCAGAAGAACTTTACAATCGTCTCAAGACCATTCAGCCGGGCGCCGTGCTTTGCACCTATTCCATGGAAAAGTGCGAACAGATGCTCCCGCTCATCAATGAAATCAACGAACTCAAGAAAGAACGCGACGCCGTGATTCTCGCCCACAGCTATGTGGCCCCCGAAATCATTCTGGGCGTTGCCGACTACGACGGCGATAGTTTCAAGTTGAGTCAGGACGCCACCAAGGTGAGCGCGAAGACGATCGTATTCTCTGCCGTGCGCTTTATGGGCGAAACAGCCAAAATTTTGAACCCCACCAAGGACGTTCTCATTCCGGGCCCGCTTACGGGCTGTAGCCTCGCCGACTCCATTACCGGCGCCGAGGTCAAGGCTCTCCGCGAAAAGTACCCCGACCACACCTTCGTGTGCTACATCAACACCACCGCCGACGTGAAAGCGAACTGCGACGTGTGCGTCACCAGCAGCAACGTGATGAAGATTGTCTCTAGCCTCGAAAACGATAAGATCGTGTTCGTTCCCGACGGACTCATGGGACAGAACCTCATCGACGAAATGCAGAAGCGCGGCATCAAGAAAGAAATCGTGCTCCACAGCGGCTGCTGCTACGTTCACGAGACCTACGATTCCGAGCTCATCAACTTTTTCCGCAGTCAGAATCCGGGCCTCAAGGTGGTGAGCCACCCCGAATGCCACCCGGGCGTCGCCCTCCTCAGCGACTACGTGGGCAGCACCGGCCAGATGGTAAGCTACATCAAGGAACAGCCCGAAGGCACGCCGTTCCTGCTTCTCACCGAATGCGGCCTGAACGCTCGCATGCAGTACGAATTTCCGAACAAGACCTTCATTGGCAGCTGCAGCATGTGCAAGTACATGAAGTCGAACTCGCTCGAAAACATTCTGGAAACCTTGCGTCATCCGGAAAAGGCGCAGCACGTAGAACTTGACGAAGCAACCCGCGTTGCCGCCAAAAAGTGCATCGACGCGATGTTCTACTACGCTGCAAAATAA
- a CDS encoding PCMD domain-containing protein: MGIKKTVLKWAAIAGILATTASCTADIDTFGTSDYRVLNEISFEEQDGRPSISANEQRIAVKLSSNKDCSWDSVTIDDLSISSLATFHTVLDSIGSFPKDSTVLDSLARKVSYESKKIKIGSKIEIPENDTLYIVVVSESGIPALWQIAFSKPSESCDTKSDKDSDKEKSSSSAKSESSNKSSSSTGSDSPKSSSSASSSESNKTPDSPASTASSSESSEETHIPADAPKILSLKIASMEATIDSGKIHIHLDTLPFLADLSNLELTELELSEGATCESHKTGETYDFGVGQEIVIKNSDGESITYIVKAGYQIPGSDFNDWNGDDVIPDSLWGNANTLITTTKKYTSGSMTGARIATTALLGKTASGSLYSADFNPNNVGTLSMANSSTWPDGNELIDFGKHFNARPEYAEVKFSYDGSGDSCDIYILLESRDGDKNINRGSDDINKLVASTWYRSTTNDNTGRENPDVVSISDKDENGMRTLRLKFRYGTPLENSPIENSSTFATSLQSSNKSAIDNSLIQGEGNESVTHIRVVFASSADGNHYKGVKNATLIIDDLKLIY; this comes from the coding sequence ATGGGGATCAAGAAAACTGTTTTAAAATGGGCCGCCATAGCGGGCATCCTAGCCACTACCGCTTCGTGCACCGCCGATATTGACACTTTCGGAACATCCGACTACAGAGTCCTCAACGAGATCTCGTTCGAGGAGCAGGACGGAAGGCCATCCATCAGCGCTAACGAGCAACGCATCGCAGTCAAGCTCAGTTCAAATAAAGACTGTTCCTGGGATTCAGTCACCATTGACGACCTGAGCATCAGTTCTCTCGCCACATTCCACACGGTCTTAGATTCCATTGGTTCTTTCCCCAAGGATTCGACCGTACTGGATTCATTGGCACGCAAGGTCAGCTACGAAAGCAAAAAAATCAAGATAGGCTCCAAGATAGAAATTCCCGAAAACGACACTCTTTACATTGTCGTTGTCTCGGAAAGTGGCATTCCCGCCCTCTGGCAAATCGCCTTCTCGAAGCCCTCGGAATCATGCGACACCAAATCCGACAAGGATTCCGACAAGGAAAAATCCTCTTCTTCGGCAAAGAGCGAATCATCGAACAAGTCTTCGTCTTCGACAGGTAGTGATTCCCCCAAGAGTTCCTCCTCGGCATCATCTTCAGAATCGAACAAGACTCCGGATTCCCCGGCATCCACAGCCTCGTCCTCAGAAAGTTCAGAAGAAACGCATATTCCTGCCGACGCCCCCAAGATTCTTTCGCTCAAGATAGCCTCCATGGAGGCCACCATCGACAGCGGCAAGATTCACATTCATCTGGACACGCTCCCCTTCCTCGCGGATCTTTCGAACCTGGAGCTCACCGAACTGGAACTTTCTGAAGGCGCCACCTGCGAAAGCCACAAGACCGGCGAAACCTACGATTTCGGCGTCGGGCAGGAAATCGTCATCAAGAATTCCGACGGCGAATCTATCACCTACATCGTCAAGGCGGGCTACCAGATTCCGGGATCCGATTTCAACGACTGGAATGGAGATGACGTTATTCCCGATTCCCTCTGGGGCAACGCAAACACACTCATCACGACCACAAAAAAATACACCTCCGGATCCATGACAGGCGCAAGGATTGCCACCACGGCTTTACTCGGCAAGACCGCAAGCGGAAGCCTGTACAGCGCCGATTTCAACCCGAATAACGTCGGTACGCTTTCGATGGCCAATTCTTCGACCTGGCCCGACGGCAACGAGCTCATCGATTTCGGCAAGCACTTCAATGCAAGGCCGGAATATGCCGAAGTCAAGTTCTCCTATGACGGCAGCGGCGACAGTTGCGACATCTACATTCTCCTTGAAAGCCGCGATGGAGACAAGAACATCAACCGAGGTTCCGACGATATCAACAAGCTCGTCGCAAGCACCTGGTACCGTTCTACCACCAATGACAACACCGGCCGCGAAAACCCGGACGTCGTCAGCATTTCGGACAAGGACGAAAACGGCATGCGGACCCTGCGCCTCAAGTTCCGCTACGGCACGCCACTCGAAAATTCCCCTATCGAAAACTCCTCCACTTTCGCCACCTCGCTACAGTCCTCGAATAAGTCTGCCATCGACAATTCGCTGATTCAAGGTGAGGGGAATGAATCCGTCACCCATATCCGCGTCGTTTTCGCCTCGAGCGCCGACGGAAACCATTATAAGGGTGTGAAGAACGCGACTTTGATTATTGACGACCTGAAACTTATCTACTAG
- a CDS encoding DUF6588 family protein, with the protein MKKSALFAFLILGLGSAFATDEDGWASTYESLSAFQKSPVSKDGSLNPYANRPGYVKPIIDNLGNVLNSNWYVSASVPQSFTFEAGLPISIISIGDDDRNYTENAEFLGQSIAYETPTIFGDHRDMTQADDGRIYGNKTLNGLGVFTYPYIQLGASFYHARVVFRGMFLPSISELTKFNLFGFGLQYSFGHFFQYMLPPAAQPLDVSIVFGYNTSGIGYRPEDYEGDLNLDVSTTNFAIVIGYKPVSFIEVMMSLGYQSAEMKSSGHLLCVAKQFGNPDYSRGYGATIDPDITVEGNNGFRFGLEVAFQLGKSFHPVVGFDYAGKSSFTTNVLYFKQQFGEDKTPDEIAKEKGFVRGAKKAEQTTESSEQPNETPAETNDAQPKETTEAPAVDEASSEETSTDDSFNEE; encoded by the coding sequence ATGAAAAAATCCGCCCTTTTTGCATTTCTTATTCTTGGACTTGGCTCCGCATTCGCAACCGACGAAGACGGCTGGGCCTCCACCTACGAATCCCTCTCGGCATTCCAGAAAAGTCCCGTCTCTAAAGACGGTTCTTTAAACCCCTATGCCAACCGTCCCGGTTACGTCAAGCCCATTATCGACAACCTGGGCAATGTGCTCAACAGCAACTGGTATGTGAGCGCCTCGGTTCCGCAAAGTTTCACCTTCGAAGCGGGTCTCCCCATTTCAATCATTTCTATTGGTGACGACGACCGGAATTACACCGAGAATGCGGAATTCCTCGGTCAGTCCATTGCCTACGAAACGCCGACCATTTTCGGTGATCACCGCGACATGACCCAGGCTGACGACGGAAGGATTTACGGCAACAAGACGCTGAACGGCCTGGGCGTATTTACCTACCCCTACATCCAGCTAGGCGCAAGTTTCTACCATGCACGCGTGGTCTTCCGCGGAATGTTCCTGCCCTCGATCAGCGAACTGACCAAGTTCAACCTGTTCGGTTTCGGCCTGCAGTACAGTTTCGGCCATTTTTTCCAGTACATGTTGCCTCCCGCTGCCCAGCCGCTTGACGTGAGCATCGTCTTCGGTTACAACACCAGCGGCATCGGCTACCGTCCCGAGGACTACGAAGGCGATCTCAATCTCGACGTTTCGACGACAAATTTCGCAATCGTCATTGGCTACAAGCCCGTCAGCTTTATCGAAGTCATGATGTCGCTCGGCTACCAGAGCGCCGAAATGAAATCTTCGGGACATCTGCTTTGCGTCGCCAAGCAATTTGGCAATCCAGACTACTCACGTGGCTACGGCGCCACCATCGATCCCGACATTACCGTCGAAGGCAACAACGGATTCCGTTTCGGTCTGGAAGTTGCATTCCAGTTGGGCAAGTCCTTCCACCCCGTCGTCGGTTTCGATTACGCCGGCAAGAGCAGCTTCACGACCAACGTTCTCTACTTCAAGCAACAATTCGGCGAAGACAAGACTCCCGACGAAATTGCCAAGGAAAAAGGTTTCGTTCGCGGAGCAAAGAAGGCCGAGCAAACAACGGAAAGTTCCGAGCAGCCGAATGAGACTCCCGCAGAAACCAACGACGCTCAGCCAAAAGAAACAACGGAAGCCCCTGCCGTAGACGAGGCTTCTTCCGAAGAGACATCTACCGACGATTCCTTTAACGAAGAGTAA
- a CDS encoding carbon starvation protein A — protein sequence MITFLIGIAILIGGYFTYGKFVEHVFGPDDRKTPALENPDGVDRVVLPHWKNMLIQLLNIAGIGPVIGVILGIKFGAIVFILLPIGNVLGGAVHDYFSGMVSMRNNGYNVPALSRKFLGKGPAKVVMTLISVALILVGAVFTNTPAALINTPILAGSAVSPTLFWVAVACIFAYYFASTFFPIDKIIGRIYPIFGALLILASLAIFVGIVPNLNVLDEFCFSDIMSNFHKHPAGQPIIPMLFVTIACGIISGFHSTQSPLVARTEVTERTGRQTFYGMMIIEGLIGMVWAAGGMFIYHQMPELLTGASGVKVLSVLVSTVIPWAPISILVVVGVIVLAITSGDTSLRSLRLTIAELTGMEQTSIRNRLLLTVPMFAICAIIIFWSNLNPEGFNILWNYFSWSNQLMAVCSLCVATVYLRSKKKNFWIALIPCMFMTFITCDYILWVSPENLKGAPLGFGLDYKTALVIALHDAVILGFLLCTRGKTLTKMEGFDPDRWNPELDEGKVPKAQ from the coding sequence ATGATTACATTCCTGATCGGTATCGCGATTCTTATCGGCGGATACTTTACTTACGGAAAATTCGTTGAACATGTCTTCGGCCCCGACGACCGCAAGACTCCCGCCCTCGAAAACCCGGATGGCGTTGACCGCGTGGTACTTCCCCACTGGAAAAACATGCTCATCCAGCTTTTGAACATTGCAGGCATCGGTCCTGTGATCGGCGTGATTCTTGGCATCAAGTTCGGCGCCATCGTGTTCATTCTGCTGCCTATCGGCAACGTGCTTGGCGGCGCCGTGCACGACTATTTTAGCGGCATGGTCAGTATGCGCAACAACGGCTACAATGTGCCGGCACTTTCCCGCAAGTTCCTGGGCAAGGGTCCAGCCAAGGTCGTGATGACTCTGATTTCGGTCGCCCTGATTTTGGTGGGCGCCGTCTTCACCAACACGCCTGCCGCTTTGATTAACACGCCAATTCTTGCGGGCTCTGCCGTGTCGCCCACCTTGTTCTGGGTCGCGGTTGCCTGCATTTTCGCCTACTACTTTGCAAGCACCTTCTTCCCCATCGACAAGATTATCGGCCGCATCTATCCGATTTTCGGTGCGCTTTTGATTCTTGCTTCTCTCGCGATTTTCGTAGGCATTGTCCCGAACTTGAACGTTCTCGATGAATTCTGCTTTAGCGACATCATGAGCAACTTCCACAAACATCCGGCTGGCCAACCGATTATCCCGATGCTCTTCGTGACCATTGCCTGCGGTATCATTAGCGGTTTCCACAGCACGCAGAGCCCGCTTGTCGCCCGCACCGAAGTCACCGAAAGAACAGGCCGTCAGACCTTCTACGGCATGATGATTATCGAAGGCCTGATCGGTATGGTTTGGGCCGCCGGCGGCATGTTCATTTACCACCAGATGCCGGAACTTTTAACCGGCGCTTCGGGCGTCAAGGTCTTGAGCGTCCTCGTTTCTACCGTGATTCCCTGGGCTCCGATTTCGATTCTCGTTGTCGTGGGCGTGATTGTCCTTGCGATTACCAGTGGCGACACGAGCCTTAGAAGCCTACGCCTCACGATTGCAGAACTCACCGGCATGGAACAGACCTCCATTCGCAACCGTCTGCTCCTTACTGTGCCTATGTTCGCCATTTGCGCCATCATCATCTTCTGGAGCAATCTGAACCCCGAAGGATTCAATATTCTGTGGAATTACTTTAGCTGGAGCAACCAACTCATGGCCGTGTGCAGCCTTTGCGTGGCCACGGTTTACCTGCGTAGCAAAAAGAAGAACTTCTGGATTGCACTCATTCCGTGCATGTTCATGACCTTCATTACTTGCGACTATATTCTTTGGGTGAGTCCCGAAAACCTGAAGGGTGCTCCGCTGGGCTTCGGTCTCGACTACAAGACCGCCCTTGTGATTGCCCTGCACGACGCCGTCATTCTCGGATTCCTGCTTTGCACTAGGGGCAAGACGCTCACCAAGATGGAAGGTTTCGATCCTGACCGCTGGAACCCCGAACTGGACGAAGGCAAGGTCCCCAAAGCTCAATAA